The window GTGGGAAGGTGCATTTTTTTGTGTGCCACGGCTCATAATTGTTTAACAAACATACATAAAAATTAAACAAAAATATATAGATGTAATGGAAAGCTTGGAATCGCCCCGTCGTAACGACCAAAATGCTTATTTTTATCGTTTTAATCAGAATTCGCCCACTGGGCATTTATGGCACAGACTCCAAAAAATATAGCCATCATCGGTTCCGGATTGGTGGGTTCCCTGTTAGCAATTTATCTACGAAGAATTGGTCACACGGTGACCGTGTTCGATAGAAGACCGGATATTCGAACCATTAAGTTTTCAGGAAGATCCATTAACCTTGCCATGAGCAATAGGGGATGGCGTTCCTTGGATGAGGTTGGTATCGGTGACCGAATTAAGGATATTGCCATTCCGTTGGACAAACGGGCAATGCATGTGAATGACAAGCCTGTTTACTTTCAAAAGTACGGAAAGGAAGGGGAGGCCATTTGGTCCATTTCCAGAGGGATATTGAACAAACGGATGATCGATTTGGCCGAAGAGGCCGGTGCGCAGTTCCGTTTTAATGAAAAGGTTTGGGATGTTGACTTGCCCGAAGCAAAGATTTTTACCGGGGAATCCGAAAAAAGTGAATGGACGGAGTACAATTTTGATTTGATTTTTGGTTGCGATGGTGCTTTCTCAAGGGTACGGCACAAAATGCAGCGACGAAGTCGCTATAATTATTCCCAGGAGTTTATTGATGTGGGCTATAAGGAGCTCACAATTCCCGCCAATGAAGATGGCACGCACAAACTGGATAAAAATTCATTTCATATTTGGCCAAGGGGCGAGTTTATGCTCATTGCTATGCCCAATATTGATGGAAGCTTCACCTGTACCTTATTTTTACCTTTTGAGGGCAAGGTTTCTTTTGAAAGCCTCCAAACCGAAGAGCAGGCCAGGGAATTCTTTAAAACGTACTTTCCCAACGTGCGCAAGGTGATTGAGGACCTCACCAAAGACTTTTTCAATAACCCTACCAGTGCCATGGTCACCATGAAATGCTACCCATGGACGTATTGGGACAAAGTGGCTCTAGTGGGTGATTCTGCCCACGCCATTGTACCCTTTTATGGGCAGGGCATGAATGCCGGGTTCGAGGATATTTACGTACTCGATCAACTCATGCGGCAACACGGTGATGATTGGGAGACCATTTTCTCCAAATACCAAGAGGAGCGAAAGCCGAATGCCGATGCCATTGCGGAATTGAGCTATCGGAACTTTGTAGAGATGAGCAGTAAAACGGCCGACCCTAAATTCCTATTGCAAAAGAAGATTGAAAAGCACTTTGCAGCAAAATATCCCGATAAGTGGATTCCGGTGTACAGCCGTGTAACATTTTCGGACAGGCCCTACGCCGAGGCCTTGGCCATTGGGGACCAACAGGAGGAGATAATGCAAAAGGTGATGCAAATGCCCAAAATTGAGGAAAAATGGGATTCTCAAGAAGTGGAGAATAAAATCCTGGAGTTTTTGGAACAGTAGGATGTCAGCTATTCCATCTTGAGCACAGTCGATAATCTCTTTCTTCTGTTGTTTGACACAAATAGCACGAATTTCCACTAATTAGCGCGGGATGCCGAAACTAGTTCGGCATGACGTTTTTCTTGGAACGTTTTTTCTATGGGTTGTCATGTCGAGCGCAGTCGAGACATCTTTTATAACGGTCGTGTTATACTAATTTCACATTTTTTTGAGAGATGAAAGGATTTAAGATTTCCTGCGGTACTTCGAATTCGTTCGGCACTGGACCGGGCATTGCCTGCTTTGTATTTCTCAAAGGTGGCCCTCATTTCGAAATGACTGTGCCAACAAAAAAAGCCACCCGAAAGGTGGCTCATTATTGGTATGGAAATATTTTGGATTATAGCTTAGTAAAAAGCTTTTCCATGCGTTCTTGTTCTTCTTCGGCCAATAACGGGTCTACCAAAATTCGACCACTGTGCTCATCGGTAATGATTTTTTTGCGGGATGCAATCTCTACCTGAACCTGTGGTGGAATGGTGAAAAAGGAACCTCCAGAAGCTCCACGCTCTACGGGAACTACGGCCAGACCATTTTTTACGTTCTGACGGATTCTTTTATAAGCCTGGATCAAACGCTCCTCAATCTTGTCCTCGTATTCCTCGGACTTTTTCAAAAGGGCCTTTTCTTCTTTTTCCGTTTCGGCAAGAATGGCGTCCAACTCACCTTTTTTGTGTTTTAGGTGACCTTCGCGCTCGGATAATTTTTCCTTAGTGGCAGCGATGACCTCTTTCTTCTGCTCGATTTGCGCCTTGAATTCCTTGATGTTCTTCTCAGCTAGTTGAATCTCCAATTCCTGGAACTCTACTTCCTTGGTCAGCG is drawn from Flagellimonas sp. MMG031 and contains these coding sequences:
- a CDS encoding NAD(P)/FAD-dependent oxidoreductase encodes the protein MAQTPKNIAIIGSGLVGSLLAIYLRRIGHTVTVFDRRPDIRTIKFSGRSINLAMSNRGWRSLDEVGIGDRIKDIAIPLDKRAMHVNDKPVYFQKYGKEGEAIWSISRGILNKRMIDLAEEAGAQFRFNEKVWDVDLPEAKIFTGESEKSEWTEYNFDLIFGCDGAFSRVRHKMQRRSRYNYSQEFIDVGYKELTIPANEDGTHKLDKNSFHIWPRGEFMLIAMPNIDGSFTCTLFLPFEGKVSFESLQTEEQAREFFKTYFPNVRKVIEDLTKDFFNNPTSAMVTMKCYPWTYWDKVALVGDSAHAIVPFYGQGMNAGFEDIYVLDQLMRQHGDDWETIFSKYQEERKPNADAIAELSYRNFVEMSSKTADPKFLLQKKIEKHFAAKYPDKWIPVYSRVTFSDRPYAEALAIGDQQEEIMQKVMQMPKIEEKWDSQEVENKILEFLEQ
- a CDS encoding C4-type zinc ribbon domain-containing protein, yielding MANKKESTVEDKLRALYDLQLIDSRVDEIRNVRGELPLEVQDLEDEVLGLKTRMDKLKTDVETINYEITAKKNLIDEAKALIKKYSEQQKNVRNSREFNSLTKEVEFQELEIQLAEKNIKEFKAQIEQKKEVIAATKEKLSEREGHLKHKKGELDAILAETEKEEKALLKKSEEYEDKIEERLIQAYKRIRQNVKNGLAVVPVERGASGGSFFTIPPQVQVEIASRKKIITDEHSGRILVDPLLAEEEQERMEKLFTKL